Proteins from a single region of Chryseobacterium sp. W4I1:
- a CDS encoding DinB family protein, translating to MDTLSQFKDEFETEYQTTRKFFEVYPENKNEYAPHEKSMKMMPLATHIAEVFGWPDIMLKTSDLDFATSGYQPKQLSSKEDLLQVLDENFKSAKEALNNAKEENLNDTWALKNDGHELAKWSKYGSIRHALNQITHHRAQLGVYYRINDIPLPGSYGPSADDQSF from the coding sequence ATGGACACTTTATCACAATTTAAAGATGAGTTTGAAACTGAATATCAAACAACCAGAAAGTTTTTTGAAGTTTATCCTGAAAACAAAAATGAATACGCTCCTCATGAGAAAAGCATGAAAATGATGCCTCTTGCCACACATATTGCCGAAGTTTTCGGATGGCCAGATATTATGCTGAAAACCTCTGATCTGGATTTTGCGACCAGCGGATATCAGCCTAAGCAATTGTCTTCAAAAGAAGATCTTCTGCAGGTGCTTGATGAGAATTTTAAATCTGCTAAGGAGGCCCTTAACAATGCTAAAGAGGAAAACCTCAACGATACATGGGCATTGAAAAACGACGGGCATGAGCTGGCAAAATGGAGCAAATACGGCTCTATAAGACATGCTTTAAACCAAATCACGCATCACAGAGCACAATTGGGCGTTTATTACAGAATAAATGACATTCCTCTTCCAGGAAGCTATGGCCCTTCTGCAGATGATCAGAGTTTCTAG